Proteins from one Oscillospiraceae bacterium genomic window:
- a CDS encoding DEAD/DEAH box helicase codes for MKKEQRAQREYEFIKKSLPKFKKQMMETKSSKLWHMESIIRQKIKDLKLLPSHDLDGYKEITDGYMSLLCEISERLLENYNKSNKTDYRFNDVVREDYRGYLDSGIISILITSHLPKIVIEEFQRLLPENPKDEYQEARKMRRKFFLHLGETNTGKTYDALQRLKQCGGGVYLAPLRILALENYERLNAEGIPCNLLTGEEELHVNGAHHASCTIEKVDIRRPYDVAVIDEIQLLSDSHRGDAWTRAVLGLCCPEIHICGALNAKEQIMRMIRDCGDDYEITEYSRLIPLQTLKANIRFNDIEPGDALIAFSRKGVLSLSRYFSEKGIKNSIIYGDLPPEVRRMQYDAFLSGKSNILISTDAIGMGVNLPIRRIIFTELEKYDGEQHRILTSQEIKQIAGRAGRVGIYDIGYVACTDGDSCFVEDQLLIPDAEIPCAVVGPSEAILDIGMLPLREKLALWSTRAESLNYYRKKDVRDLILVLDKLQPFRLPETVQWRLMMLPFDVHSEELLNQFLVYADEAFNMNASCLSKPELYSHMLSECEVYYQKINLYYSFSKSIGLYFDEQWVYNARRQISDEINRLL; via the coding sequence ATGAAGAAGGAACAAAGAGCTCAGCGAGAATATGAGTTTATAAAAAAGTCGCTTCCGAAGTTCAAAAAGCAGATGATGGAAACGAAAAGCAGTAAGCTGTGGCACATGGAATCCATCATCAGACAGAAGATAAAAGATCTGAAGCTGCTGCCTTCCCACGATCTTGACGGTTACAAAGAGATCACGGACGGTTATATGAGTCTGCTATGTGAAATTTCGGAGCGGCTTTTGGAAAACTACAACAAGTCTAATAAAACAGATTACCGATTCAACGATGTCGTACGGGAAGATTATCGAGGCTATCTGGATTCAGGGATTATCTCCATACTGATCACCAGCCATTTACCGAAAATCGTCATCGAAGAATTTCAACGGCTGCTGCCGGAAAATCCGAAGGACGAATACCAAGAAGCCAGAAAAATGCGGCGTAAATTTTTTCTCCACCTTGGTGAAACCAACACCGGGAAAACTTATGATGCGTTGCAGCGCTTAAAGCAGTGCGGCGGAGGAGTGTATTTAGCTCCACTGAGAATATTGGCTCTTGAAAACTACGAAAGACTGAACGCGGAAGGAATCCCATGCAATCTCCTCACCGGGGAAGAAGAGCTTCATGTAAATGGGGCGCATCATGCCAGCTGTACGATTGAAAAAGTGGATATCCGAAGGCCTTATGATGTTGCGGTGATAGACGAAATACAGCTCTTATCCGATTCCCATCGCGGCGACGCGTGGACAAGAGCTGTCCTGGGTCTCTGTTGCCCCGAGATTCATATCTGCGGCGCGTTGAACGCTAAAGAGCAAATTATGCGAATGATACGTGACTGCGGGGACGATTATGAGATCACAGAGTATTCCCGCTTGATACCGCTTCAAACGCTTAAAGCCAACATCCGATTTAACGACATAGAGCCCGGAGACGCGTTGATTGCCTTTTCAAGGAAGGGTGTCCTATCGCTGTCTCGGTATTTTTCCGAAAAGGGAATAAAAAACAGCATAATTTACGGCGATTTGCCTCCCGAGGTAAGAAGAATGCAGTACGACGCTTTTCTGAGCGGTAAAAGTAATATACTGATATCGACAGACGCGATCGGTATGGGCGTAAATCTGCCAATTCGCAGAATCATTTTCACAGAGCTGGAGAAATATGACGGAGAACAGCACCGGATTCTTACATCACAGGAGATCAAGCAGATCGCCGGCCGGGCGGGACGTGTCGGAATATATGATATCGGTTATGTGGCATGCACTGACGGTGACAGCTGCTTTGTTGAAGATCAGCTTCTCATACCCGACGCAGAGATACCTTGCGCGGTTGTGGGACCAAGCGAAGCTATCCTTGACATTGGTATGCTGCCGCTCAGGGAAAAGCTGGCGCTTTGGAGCACCAGAGCGGAATCTTTGAATTATTACCGGAAAAAAGACGTTAGGGATTTAATTCTCGTTTTGGACAAGCTTCAGCCATTTCGACTGCCGGAAACGGTACAGTGGCGTCTGATGATGCTGCCTTTTGATGTACACAGCGAAGAGCTTTTAAATCAATTTCTTGTTTATGCCGACGAAGCATTCAACATGAATGCGAGCTGCTTATCGAAACCGGAGCTGTATTCACACATGCTCTCGGAGTGTGAGGTTTATTACCAGAAGATAAACCTCTACTATTCTTTTTCAAAGAGCATTGGTCTTTACTTTGATGAGCAATGGGTATATAACGCAAGAAGACAGATCAGCGATGAGATCAATCGGTTGTTATAA